The Candidatus Atribacteria bacterium genomic interval CTTCCAATGTTCGCGCCATTTTTTTTCAACTTCGGTAAAAAGATATCTTTCTTCCATTTTTGAACATTCCTCCTTAAAAATAAAAATCCCGTCTCAAGTAATTCATCAATTCATTACCAGGGACGAGATTCTTCTCGTGGTACCACCCTTGTTTAGTAGATTTTTAGATTATAATTTGGTGGAGCTGGCGGGAATCGAACCCGCGACCTCCTCCACGCCAAGGAGGCGCGCTCCCGACTGCGCTACAGCCCCACACTTTCTACTCTTATTAAACAATTAACGCTTGTTAACGTTGTAAATTATATTTAAATCAATATTTTTGATTTAAATTTTCGCTTACAAAACTTGAAGGTGAGTTTAAAGGTTTTTATCAGCTTTCACCAAATGCTGATTCTCTTTTTATAATATACCTTTCAATCCTTCGTTCGGTCTTTTTCTTTTTTGGTTAGTTTTTAGTATAATTGAAAAGAAAATAAATGTCAATCGATTATCGAGACTACTTCAAGATCTAAAAGGGCTCCCCTAATTTCAATATCTAATTCCGCATCACTTTTACCATATTCCGAACTAATAAAAGTTTTTTCATTTATTTTTATTAAATTCTTGATATCTAATTTTGTAGTTGGAAAATTTCTAAAAATTATCTTAATCCCCATCTGATAAGGTATCTTTAAAACTATTTTAGCCGCCCCTGCATGAATGTATACTTTCGATGGTTTATTCAAGCTACCTGAGAAATCAAAGGTGTAACTTCCTACTCCACCGCTAAAATGCATTTCATCAAAATTTGCATTAGCCAAACCATACATCTTTATAATGGAGGCACCTGTTTTAATATTAATACTTTTTAAATCTATAAGATTTGGTTGATTAAATGCAACATTGGTTTGACTTGCTCCTGAATTAATACATAGATTTTCTATCAGTAAATTAGTTAGATCAATATAACCACTATATGTTGCGGTATTGATATATAATTGTAGAGGGACATCTGAAGGCAATTTTAAATCCCATATATTTTGGGAAGGAAATGATAAGTTAAGATCATTTTTGATACTCTGAGATAGGATTAGAATTCCGGTTTCTCCGAGTTTTTCATATTGGATATTGGGTTTAAGGATGCTATTGTCATATTGAAAATTACCTTCAAATATATCGTCTTCCCCGGAAATTAAATTAAACTTTCCTGCTCCAAATTTTACAGTCACTTTCAATGAATCTAGTTTTCCCAAAGGAATAACTTTGTTTTCACTATTCTCTTCAATTGCTATTGAATCAGAAACAATAGTAGATAAAATAAAAAAAAGTAAAATTATTAAAATATATCTTTTTTTATTTAACAATTTCAATTTTATCACCCTTCTTGTAAAGACAAATAAAGTGCAGGGCAATTTGCTTTACCCTGCACTTACAGAAACGTTTCTTATAATTTTGTCATTTAATTATAATTAATATTTAATCTGCGAAATACCATATCAAATATGCTACCGCTCCAATAATTGCTACCCACCAATACCAGGCTAAATCTGAAAACATATTTCTACACCTCCCTTTTTTTGTAATACTTTTTTGTATAAATTAATAAATAAGTCTACCTTAATATAATAATTCTATATTAAATTAAAAAATCCTTCTTTTTTCTTAAAAAAATATTTTATTTTTTTAAGAATTATTGTTTTCTTCCTCTTCTTCTTTGTTTTTGGTAATTATTTCCTGTACGATATTAGCAGGTACCTCCTCATAATGGGAAAATTTTAAATTAAAAGTACCTCTACCTTGAGTAATGGATCTTAAATCAATAGCATATTTAAAAATTTCTGCTTGGGGTATTTTTGCCTTAATAGACTGCTTTCCGCTTGAAGATTCTTCCATACCCATTATCTTCCCTCTTTTACTATTCAAATCTCCAATTATATCTCCCATATATTCTTTTGGAACTATTACTTCTATATCCATAATTGGTTCTAATAAGATCGGGTTAGCTTCTGCAGCTCCTTTCTTAAAAGCCATCGAACCAGCTACCTTGAAAGCCATTTCTGAAGAATCCACCGGGTGATAACTGCCATCATAAACAGTAGCCTTTATATCTACAGTAGGATATCCTGCCAATATTCCTTTTTTCATTGCACCTACCACACCTTTTTCCACGGCGGGACGATACTGACGTGGAATAACTCCTCCAACTATTTTATCTACAAATTCAAAACCTTCTCCCCTGCTTTTGGGTTCAAGCTCTAACCAGCAATGCCCGTATTGTCCCCTTCCACCGGATTGTTTCTTATATTTCCCTTCAACTTTAACATTCTTTCGAATAGTCTCTTTATATCCTACTTTAGGAGTACTCCTTTCTACCTCTACACCAAATTTACTTTCCATAGTATCAATGATTACTTCTAAGTGGGATTCTCCCATACCAGCTAATATACTCTCTCCGGTATCTTCATCTCGATAAATTTTTACTGTAGGATCTTCATCAATTATCTTGCTTAAAGCAGTGCTTAATTTATCCTCGTCTCCCTTGGTTTTAGGAGAAATAGCCAGAAGCATTATTGGTTCAGGGTAATCTATTTTTTCAAATAAAACAGGATTGTCTTTATCACAGAGAGTATCTCCGGTAACAGTGTTTTTAAGTTTAGCAACTGCAGCTATATCTCCTGCATAAACTTCAGAGATAGAATTTTGATTTTTGCCCTGCATTTTATAGATCTTTCCCACTTTATTATCCACATTTTTTGAAGAATTATAAATATTTGAATCTTCGGATAATTTTCCTGAATATACCCTAAAGTAGGTTAAATTTCCTACGTAAGGATCTGCTACAGTTTTAAAAACAAAAGCTGAAAATGAGGAGTCAACTGTATTTTCAATCAATTGCTCAACAGAAGTGTTTCCATTTTTAGCTACAACAGGGGGCATTTCAGATGGAGAAGGAAAGTATTCACCAATAAAATCAAGAAGAAGCTCTATCCCTAAATTCATGGTAGCCGAACCACAAAGAATAGGTACAATCTTATTTTCCTTTATCCCTCGTTTTAACAAAGAAGCAATCTCCCGATTAGTTAAAGTTTCACCATCCAGATATTTCATTAAAATTTCATCATCAAATTCGGCTACCCTTTCCACTAATTCTTTCCGGTAAGATTCTGCTTCTTCTTTCATATTCTGGGGGATTTCTTGTTTTTCGAAAACTGGTTTACCTTCTCCTATTTTCTTATAAATAATGGCTTTCATCTCTACTAAGTCGATTAGTCCCTGGAAATTTTCTTCCTTACCAATAGGTAACTGTATAGAAATTGCCGATGTACCAAAAATTTCCTTAATCATATCTTTTACTCGATAAAAATCAGCTCTTTCTCGATCCATTTTATTGATAAAAAATGCACGAGGTAGTTTATATTCATCAGCAAAATTCCAAACTTTTTCAGTCTGCACTTCTACTCCCGATACTGCACACACCACTACTATGGCACTATCAACTACTCTAAGACTTAATTTGGTATCAGTGATGAAATCAAGATAGCCTGGAGTATCGAGAATATTTACCATTAAATCCTTTAAATTTAAATAAGCCAAAGATGAATTGATAGTTATTCCCTTTTTTATTTCTCGAGGATCATAATCTGTAGTGGTATTACCCTGTTTGATATCTCCCAATCTAGTAATCATTCCTGAATCATAAAGCAAAGCCTCGGTAAGCGAAGTTTTTCCGGAATCCCCATGGCCTACCAAGGCAATATTTCTCACTTTTTTAATATCATATTTGGTCATATAAAACCTTCCTCCTTGTCTCTGCTTAAATTTTTTTATTTGACTTATTGATTTTAATTCTATCAGATATATTTAGATTTATCAAAGGAATTAGTCTACAAATTAAAATTAAATTGTACTTTTTTTAATATTTCACCAGCATGATAAGAACTGCGCACCAAGGGGGCTGAAGCCACGTACTTAAAAGCTAAAGACATCCCTATTTTCTGATAATCTTCGAATTTATCCGGGTGAATATAACTGCTGACTTTTAAATGGTGAGAAGATGGTTTTAAATATTGGCCTATA includes:
- the fusA gene encoding elongation factor G; the protein is MTKYDIKKVRNIALVGHGDSGKTSLTEALLYDSGMITRLGDIKQGNTTTDYDPREIKKGITINSSLAYLNLKDLMVNILDTPGYLDFITDTKLSLRVVDSAIVVVCAVSGVEVQTEKVWNFADEYKLPRAFFINKMDRERADFYRVKDMIKEIFGTSAISIQLPIGKEENFQGLIDLVEMKAIIYKKIGEGKPVFEKQEIPQNMKEEAESYRKELVERVAEFDDEILMKYLDGETLTNREIASLLKRGIKENKIVPILCGSATMNLGIELLLDFIGEYFPSPSEMPPVVAKNGNTSVEQLIENTVDSSFSAFVFKTVADPYVGNLTYFRVYSGKLSEDSNIYNSSKNVDNKVGKIYKMQGKNQNSISEVYAGDIAAVAKLKNTVTGDTLCDKDNPVLFEKIDYPEPIMLLAISPKTKGDEDKLSTALSKIIDEDPTVKIYRDEDTGESILAGMGESHLEVIIDTMESKFGVEVERSTPKVGYKETIRKNVKVEGKYKKQSGGRGQYGHCWLELEPKSRGEGFEFVDKIVGGVIPRQYRPAVEKGVVGAMKKGILAGYPTVDIKATVYDGSYHPVDSSEMAFKVAGSMAFKKGAAEANPILLEPIMDIEVIVPKEYMGDIIGDLNSKRGKIMGMEESSSGKQSIKAKIPQAEIFKYAIDLRSITQGRGTFNLKFSHYEEVPANIVQEIITKNKEEEEENNNS